Within the Sulfurospirillum barnesii SES-3 genome, the region ACTGCTGCAAAACCAATATAAGACATATAAATACCATACGCAATGATAATCAATGAAGCAAGCTTAATCATAAGCTCTCTAAAACCGTTTCCTTTTAAAAAACCAACCACGTATCCTAGACCGAGCATTGCGGGCATGGTTGCCAAACCAAAAAGAGCCATTGTCATTGCACCTTGCACTATCGAACCTGAGGTCGCTGCTGTTGCTAAGAAAAAATAGACCAATCCACAGGGTAAAAAGCCATTCAAAAGCCCTAACCCGTAAAAACTTGTGAGGGTTTTTGTATGAATGAGGTGGGAGAAAATTTTCTTGATCTGTGGATGAAAAGCAATGTTGGATTCTAATGAGGTAAGAAACTTGATTTTACCCATCATGGACAAGCCCATCAGCACCATAATAATGCCAGCAACAAAATAAAAATATCCACTTATTTGCGCTGAAAATGTAAATAAAAGACCCAATGCACCAAAGAGCGTTCCTAAAAGAACATACGCACTGATACGTCCAATATTGTAAATAACATGAGAAAGAAACTGATGTGCGGAGGAAGAGGAGGAGTCAATTTTGGCACTACTATACGCCATAACAAAGCCTCCACACATTCCAATACAATGCCCTAAACTGCCCAAAAAGGCAACACTAATAATAGCGGTTACATCAATAGCGTTTATAGCACTGCTCCTTAAAGATTATGGCGCACTTCTTTACATGTAAAGATAAAAAAGTACGTACAATACGTTGATTTAAAGTCTATTAGCAAACTCTTTAAAAATATACCGACTCTCTTGAGGACCAGAACTTGCCTCAGGATGGTGTTGCACAGAGAAGATGGGAGCATCATTGTATTCAAGTCCCTCAATGGTATTGTCAAAAAGATTGACATGTGTGATACGTGCAATTTTACAAATTGTATCAGGGACATTATAGTTGTGGTTTTGCGTGGTAATTTCAACCACGTTGTTTTTTGTATTTTTAACAGGATGATTACCACCATGTTGCCCAAATTTCAACTTGTATGTGGGATAACCATGTGCAATTGAAAGCAATTGATGTCCTAAGCAGATACCAAACATAGGCACTTTTGCTTCGATTAATTGCCTAACTTGGGCTGCTTCATTTTTCAAAATCAAAGGATCCCCAGGACCATTGGATAAAAAGAGTCCTTGAATTTCACCTTTTTTATAACGAGCAATTACATCCTCTGCGCTAAAATCATGCGCTATGACCTCAACATCCAAACCTGCTTCACATAACTCATTTAAAATATTGCGTTTAATGCCTAAATCAACTGCTAAGATTTTCTTACCAATGCGATGAGGCGTCTTGTTGTATGTTTGAGCTTCTGCGTTCCACACACCCTCTACATGTAAATAGGATTTAGGTGTGCTTACTTTTTCAATGTAATTAACATCCTCAATACGAGGGCTTGCTTCTAGCATTGATTTTAGCGTTGCTACATCACTCACTTCGGTGGATGCAATCATCATTTTAGGACCACCATCACGAATCATTTTCGTCAAATAACGTGTGTCAATGTCACAAATCCCCATGCTCTGATTCTTTTTTAAAAACGTGGGTAAATCCTCGGTTGAGCGGAAGTTAGAGGGCATCTCATTGAGGCTTCTAACAAACATACCGCTGGCATGCACGGCTTTACTTTCCATGTCATTATCATTACACCCAACAATGCCAATTTCAGGCATCGTAAAAACAATAAACTGCCCTGCATAACTCGGATCACTCATAATCTCTTGATACCCACTCATAGAGGTATTAAAAACAATTTCACCTGTTTTTGAGCCCTCAAAACCAAAGCTTTTCGCTTCTAGAAAAACACCATTTTCAAGATAAATCCATACAGGTTTTAACATCATGACAACATTCCTCTTCTTCTTAACTCTTCTTCATAAAGCTTCTCAAAAATTAAATCATACTCTTCTGAACCAGGCACTAATTTACGTTTGTAGTTTGCAATTTTATCCGCAACCTCATTTTCAATCTCTTGAAAATGCGCCACATAACTCTCTATCGCACTGTAGACAATATTTTTAATGCGGTTTTCAGTGACAGAATACTCGATTAATCCTTGTTTCCAACACGTCTCTAAAATTTTATGCGCTATTTCATTGTACCTATCTTCGTACGATAAAATGACACCAAACTCTTGAGCCAATTTCTTCTTAATCAACCAAAACATATTGCGTCTATCGACACGCTGAAATTCCATCTCGTCTTCATTTTGGTCTAAAATTTCAACCACACGTTCTTCCAATGCGATCTCTTTTTTAATATCTTCAACAATCAAATCTTCTGCAACTTTGACAACAGGCTCCAAACCCTTGAACATGGTAACAAATCCGCAATTTAAAATATCGATCGCTATTTTATTGGCTATATAAGGGGCATGAGGCAATCTAATTTTCATCCATAAACCTTACTTCTGAATTTTCACACATTGTATCTAAGCTAAGGTAAATATCTGTTTAGAGAAAAATTTGTAAGGGTTTTGTCACTCTTTGGTTTCGTTGTTTTCGACAAAAGGTGGGCCTTTTTTAAGGCTTTGGGTTATTTCAGAAGCAATTTGAGGATCCATTTTTGCCATAATTTGTGAGACTTTTTTAGGGGGTAATGTGAATAAAATAGCAGCTCCTTCATGCACAGGAAGCTTTTCAATAATCGCAGCAGCAGAAGCATCTTTCATTTTAACATATGTTTCATCGAGTTTATCGTTTTTCTTCGCTTCAATTTGCTCTAAAAGCTTTTTATTTTCTTCTAGCATTAAGGCAATATTTTTTTCTTTCGCTTCTATCTCTTCTTTTGTTTTTGCAAGATTTCCCTCTTTTTCTTGAAGTGTCGTTTTTTGTTTTTCAAAAAGAGTATTGGTGGCAGCTTGCAAGGCTTCAAAGGATTGTCTGGCTTCATCAATCTTCTCAATTTCTTTTAAAAGCTCACTTTTGCGTTCTTCAAAAATTTGTCTACAATCAATCGTTTCAGCGCATAAAAGTGTTGCCATTAAAAGCATCCAAAGAGCTCTCATTTTCTTCCTTTGTGGTTCATTTCACCTGCAAATAACATGGTCGATATTTCATCCAAATAGAGCTGTTCTTCACGTTTCATCTTTTCCATCACGGCTTGAAGTTCTTGCTCTTCGAGGTATTTTATTTTTTCATACTCCACGTGTGCTTTTTGATACTCTGCTTGCAGTGTTTTGCTTACATGTAAAACACTCGCCAATTCTTGCTCGTAGCGTTTTTTTTCACGACCCAAAAGACTCTTTTGTTCACTGACCATCAAAAAAAGGGATATTAAACCCTCTTTAGGCATTTGTACATGGGCTATATCTTCATACAACGCACTGATTTTATGACGAAGCAGACGTTCTTTATTTTGGCTTTTTATCAGTTCTCGCTCAATACTATCACGCTTTTGTTTGCGAATTTTAGCAATCTTAGAGAACTGACTTTTCATTCAAATACCTTTACATGTAAAGATTATAAAATAATCGTATCGTTCCTATCGGGGCTGGTTGAAATAAGGCCTACTTTTGTCCCTGTTAAAACTTCAATACGTTTGATATACGCTTGCGCAGTATCGGGAAGTTCTTCAAACTTACGACACCCTACAACACTCTCCCAACCTGGGAGTTCCTCATAAATTGGCACAATATTTTCCAAATCTTCAGGTAAAGTTTCCACACGTACGCCGTTCATTTCATAAGCCACACATACTTTAATGGTTTCAAATCCATCTAAAACATCCAATTTCATAATCGCTAAATCATCACAGCCATTAATACGACTGGCATAACGACACGCTACTGCATCAAACCACCCACAACGTCGTGGACGACCTGTGGATGTACCAAACTCTTTCCCTTTTTCACGAAGCTGATCACCCTCTTTTCCAAAATCTTCTGTAGGAAATGGACCATTGCCCACACGGGTACAGTACGCTTTTACAATACCTGTGACTTTACCAATATCTTTAGGATTAAGTCCCAAACCCACACATGCCCCTGCACTAATGGTGTTTGAGCTGGTGACAAACGGATAGGTTCCATGGTCAATATCAAGCATAGTTCCTTGAGCGCCTTCTAAAAGCACTTTTTTCTTCGCATCCAATAAGCCCCATACCATTTGTGTGGTATCGCTTAAAAAAGGTAGAAGTACTTTAGCATAACCATCAAGTTCACGTTTTAGAGCATCGTAAGAGGGAGTAACAATGTCTAATGCACCAAAAAGGGCTCTGTTTTCATCGTAAAACTCTACCAAAGAAGTTGCCAATTTTGTCGTGTCTCTAAGCTCTCCCAAACGGTGTCCGCTGCGTTCAATTTTACTACCATAACTCGGTCCAATACCACGACCTGTTGTCCCAATCGCTTTTTCACCACGTAATTTTTCTTTAGCTTGATCAATTAGGATGTGATGATTTAAAATCATATGCGCTTTATCGCTCACAAACAAACGCCCTTCAAGCTCTGTAAACTGCGCCATCTCTTTAATCAATGCCTCAGGTGAAACCACCACACCATTACCAATGATATTGATCGCTTTTGGATTTAAAATACCAGAAGGGATGAGATGCAACGCATAACGTACACCATCTACCCAAATGGTGTGTCCTGCATTGTGTCCGCCTTGATACCGACAGACCACATCATAATCTTGTGCCATCAAATCAACAATTTTCCCTTTACCCTCATCACCCCACTGAATCCCTACAATCATATCTGCTTTCATCTACTGTCCATCTCTTTTCATTAGTATTTCAATTAAATTATCCGTATACAATCCAAACCCACTCGAAGCAATGCCCTCACAGTCATAACTTCCACCTACACCCAGCGTAAAATTCTTATCAATAAATCTAAAAAACAGCGTATTATAATAACGCATTTTCACATAGTACAAAGGGGAAAAGACAAGATTTTTATATGAAAGTTGCGTTGAGAGTTCTTTAAGTTTTTCAAGCTCTTTTTTCAGCTCATCGGGCACATCGTTAATCACTTCATCCAATTCCTCGAGACTTTGTAAACATGTAAGCTTCGTCAGCCATGGAATATTAAAGGCTAAAAGTTTTTGAAGTTCACCCTTTTCAAACACACTCAAATCCAAATCGAGCATCTGCGCCAAAATTTTTGGAATCTGAATATTGCTTACATGTAAAAGAGGTTCAAGCTCAAATTTTGAAAAAAGCGCAAAGGTTGTATGAAGGCTTAATGCCAAATTTTCTTCCCCAATGAGCTCCGCACCAATTTGATGCACTTCATGACTGGGGTAGCGAAAAACAGGCTGAATATAAAACCATTTTGAATGGCTTGTGCTTCTACCCACTCGTTTGGTAACCAAACGCACGGCATCCATCGTACTATCTGCACGCAAAGAGACAATATGATTTTGCTCATCCGAAAAGCGCAACAACTCTTTTTCATCAATACTTTGGTGCTGATGATAGGAAAAAAATGGCGTCACAATCTCTTGAAATCCTGCCTCATACAAGAGTTCACTGGCAACACGCTCCAATTTTCGCTTTAATGTGGCACTTTGCCCAAAATAAAGCTTGCTTCCTGTGGGTATTTCATGCTCATAAATCATGCATTAGCCTTGATAAAATTCTTGGGTAAAGACCCGATTGGCAGTCCCATCAAAAGGGCGAAGCGAGAGTTCAGAAAGTGCCATCTCAACCGCATTGAGTGTCCATGCTGTTTCATACACATGCACCAATCCCATATGGTTGATTCGAAAGAGCGTCTCTTTAATGTGGTCTTGTCCTCCCGCCATATTGACACCGTATTTACTTTTCAAAATTTTACGAATCTTACTCGCATCATCGTGCAATACTGCACTCATAGCCTTAGCAGGAACTTTTGGGTAAATACGAAGCCCCAAAGCGTGCAAAGCTTTATTGGTTGCCATCGCTCTTTTTTGGGTATCCGCATACAGTTTTTCTAAGCCACCCTCCGCCTCAATCAATTCACACATTGCAACCAATCCAATGACAAGCGTGGTTGCAGCTGTCCATGCAGTGGTGTTTTTACGTTGATTTTTAAGCTCTGTCTTAAGATTGAAATAGTACCCAACACCCCCATTTTCAATGATCTCCAATGCTTTGGTATTTAAACCAATAAACGCAAGACCTGGTGGAAGCATTAAGGCTTTTTGACTTCCTGAAATCAAAGCATCAATGTGAGTAGTCTCAACTTTTTCAACACCTACTGCTGTGATACCATCGGCAATAATCATAACATTTGGGCGAATCGCTTTCACGGCTTTTGCCACCGCTTCGATAGGATGACGAAGTCCACCCGCACTCTCACACACTTGCATACAGACCGCATCAATGCTAGCATCATTTTTCACAAGTTCAACAATGGCATCCACACTCACAGGCGTGTCCCATTCGTTTTTAATTTCGACAAAGGGCTTGTTGTATGCCGCACAAATCTTTCCAAAGCGCTCACCAAACTTACCCGAATTTACCACAATCGCTTTACTTTGACACAAGTGAAGCACACATGCTTCCATTGCACCTGTTCCACTAGAAGCTAAGATTAGCACCTCTTCCATGTCAAAAAGTGTTTTCAAATACGTACGTGCTTTTCCAAAAATTGCCTCAAATTCAGGCGTTCTATGATGAATGGTAGGCGTGCTCATTGCTACACGAACAGATTCAGGAACAGGGGTTGGGCCAGGCGTCAAAAGTAACATAATGCAGATCCTCGAAATGTAGTTTTAGAGGTGATTGTAACAAAACTATGCTTGTTGTTTCTTTAGGCATATAACCCTCAAAAATAGGCTAAAACGTGTGTCATCAATCGGAAATATTTTTACGTTATACTTCCTTTACATGTAAAAGAAAACAAAAGTCTTTTTTAAGTCTTTTTGAAATTATAAAATTAAATTAAACTTTTCAAAATTCCAAAGGAGTCATTTATGCATTTTAAGACAAAAATCACAGTGACCATAGCAGTGCTTATGGCATTGAGTTTAATATTTTTTGGGTTTTTTAGTTATATTGACACCAAACGAAACAGTGTGGTACAAATAGAACAAAGCCTTCAAATGGCATCACGCTCACTCACAGATTATATTGATTTGTGGATTTTGTCGAAGAAAAATGCAGTTGAAAGTGTCGCACGAACCCTTGCATCTAATCCTCAGATGGATGATATGGAACTGAAAGAACGGCTTAAAGAGTTGACAAAATCTCTAGGGGCAGTTCAATCGTTTGTAGGCTATGAAGATGGTAAGATGATTTATGACAGTGGGAAGAAGCCTGCTGATGGGTATGATCCACGAGCAAGAGGCTGGTACAAACAAGCTAAAAGTGTAGGCAAACCTGCAATTACCGATGCCTATATGGGCTCTTCTATTAAAGCCTATTTGGTAAGCGTTATGGCTCCCATTTATCGTAACAACGCACTCGTAGGTGTTGTATCCATTGATATTGAGTTAGCTTCGCTTTTTAAAGTCATTGGTGATATTAATTTCAACGGTGGCTATGGCATGCTTTTGGATACAAAAGATGTCATTGTAGCTCACCC harbors:
- a CDS encoding DUF507 family protein, yielding MKIRLPHAPYIANKIAIDILNCGFVTMFKGLEPVVKVAEDLIVEDIKKEIALEERVVEILDQNEDEMEFQRVDRRNMFWLIKKKLAQEFGVILSYEDRYNEIAHKILETCWKQGLIEYSVTENRIKNIVYSAIESYVAHFQEIENEVADKIANYKRKLVPGSEEYDLIFEKLYEEELRRRGMLS
- a CDS encoding sulfite exporter TauE/SafE family protein produces the protein MNAIDVTAIISVAFLGSLGHCIGMCGGFVMAYSSAKIDSSSSSAHQFLSHVIYNIGRISAYVLLGTLFGALGLLFTFSAQISGYFYFVAGIIMVLMGLSMMGKIKFLTSLESNIAFHPQIKKIFSHLIHTKTLTSFYGLGLLNGFLPCGLVYFFLATAATSGSIVQGAMTMALFGLATMPAMLGLGYVVGFLKGNGFRELMIKLASLIIIAYGIYMSYIGFAAVVQ
- a CDS encoding MotE family protein; the protein is MRALWMLLMATLLCAETIDCRQIFEERKSELLKEIEKIDEARQSFEALQAATNTLFEKQKTTLQEKEGNLAKTKEEIEAKEKNIALMLEENKKLLEQIEAKKNDKLDETYVKMKDASAAAIIEKLPVHEGAAILFTLPPKKVSQIMAKMDPQIASEITQSLKKGPPFVENNETKE
- a CDS encoding adenylosuccinate synthase — protein: MKADMIVGIQWGDEGKGKIVDLMAQDYDVVCRYQGGHNAGHTIWVDGVRYALHLIPSGILNPKAINIIGNGVVVSPEALIKEMAQFTELEGRLFVSDKAHMILNHHILIDQAKEKLRGEKAIGTTGRGIGPSYGSKIERSGHRLGELRDTTKLATSLVEFYDENRALFGALDIVTPSYDALKRELDGYAKVLLPFLSDTTQMVWGLLDAKKKVLLEGAQGTMLDIDHGTYPFVTSSNTISAGACVGLGLNPKDIGKVTGIVKAYCTRVGNGPFPTEDFGKEGDQLREKGKEFGTSTGRPRRCGWFDAVACRYASRINGCDDLAIMKLDVLDGFETIKVCVAYEMNGVRVETLPEDLENIVPIYEELPGWESVVGCRKFEELPDTAQAYIKRIEVLTGTKVGLISTSPDRNDTIIL
- the carA gene encoding glutamine-hydrolyzing carbamoyl-phosphate synthase small subunit, encoding MMLKPVWIYLENGVFLEAKSFGFEGSKTGEIVFNTSMSGYQEIMSDPSYAGQFIVFTMPEIGIVGCNDNDMESKAVHASGMFVRSLNEMPSNFRSTEDLPTFLKKNQSMGICDIDTRYLTKMIRDGGPKMMIASTEVSDVATLKSMLEASPRIEDVNYIEKVSTPKSYLHVEGVWNAEAQTYNKTPHRIGKKILAVDLGIKRNILNELCEAGLDVEVIAHDFSAEDVIARYKKGEIQGLFLSNGPGDPLILKNEAAQVRQLIEAKVPMFGICLGHQLLSIAHGYPTYKLKFGQHGGNHPVKNTKNNVVEITTQNHNYNVPDTICKIARITHVNLFDNTIEGLEYNDAPIFSVQHHPEASSGPQESRYIFKEFANRL
- a CDS encoding ATP phosphoribosyltransferase regulatory subunit is translated as MIYEHEIPTGSKLYFGQSATLKRKLERVASELLYEAGFQEIVTPFFSYHQHQSIDEKELLRFSDEQNHIVSLRADSTMDAVRLVTKRVGRSTSHSKWFYIQPVFRYPSHEVHQIGAELIGEENLALSLHTTFALFSKFELEPLLHVSNIQIPKILAQMLDLDLSVFEKGELQKLLAFNIPWLTKLTCLQSLEELDEVINDVPDELKKELEKLKELSTQLSYKNLVFSPLYYVKMRYYNTLFFRFIDKNFTLGVGGSYDCEGIASSGFGLYTDNLIEILMKRDGQ
- a CDS encoding pyridoxal-phosphate-dependent aminotransferase family protein, encoding MLLLTPGPTPVPESVRVAMSTPTIHHRTPEFEAIFGKARTYLKTLFDMEEVLILASSGTGAMEACVLHLCQSKAIVVNSGKFGERFGKICAAYNKPFVEIKNEWDTPVSVDAIVELVKNDASIDAVCMQVCESAGGLRHPIEAVAKAVKAIRPNVMIIADGITAVGVEKVETTHIDALISGSQKALMLPPGLAFIGLNTKALEIIENGGVGYYFNLKTELKNQRKNTTAWTAATTLVIGLVAMCELIEAEGGLEKLYADTQKRAMATNKALHALGLRIYPKVPAKAMSAVLHDDASKIRKILKSKYGVNMAGGQDHIKETLFRINHMGLVHVYETAWTLNAVEMALSELSLRPFDGTANRVFTQEFYQG
- a CDS encoding flagellar export protein FliJ, giving the protein MKSQFSKIAKIRKQKRDSIERELIKSQNKERLLRHKISALYEDIAHVQMPKEGLISLFLMVSEQKSLLGREKKRYEQELASVLHVSKTLQAEYQKAHVEYEKIKYLEEQELQAVMEKMKREEQLYLDEISTMLFAGEMNHKGRK